The following are encoded in a window of Dryobates pubescens isolate bDryPub1 chromosome 34, bDryPub1.pri, whole genome shotgun sequence genomic DNA:
- the ATP5MG gene encoding ATP synthase subunit g, mitochondrial, which yields MAQKLVQRITTQAPQLLSAAVAYGRPRLATFWYYAKVELAPPTPAEIPRAIDSMKALVRSFQSGRLAQLTVRDALRNGLVATEVMMWFYIGEIIGKGGLIGYNV from the exons ATGGCGCAGAAGCTGGTGCAGCGCATCACCACCCAGGCGCCGCAGCTGCTCAGCG CTGCCGTGGCGTACGGGAGGCCGCGCCTGGCCACATTCTGGTATTATGCCAAGGTGGAGCTGGCCCCACCGACTCCCGCCGAGATCCCGCGGGCCATCGACAGTATGAAGGCGCTGGTCAGGAGCTTCCAGAGCGGCCGGCTGGCGCAGCTCACCGTCCGG GACGCGCTGAGGAACGGCTTGGTGGCCACGGAGGTGATGATGTGGTTCTACATCGGGGAGATCATAGGCAAGGGCGGCCTGATCGGGTACAACGTCTGA